The nucleotide window TTTCCGTGGTCCCCTTTGCCAGTCCGAGGATGTCCTTGGCCGCGCGTTCCCCGGCCGGGTCGGGCACCGGGTGGCCGGATTCCATGACCCGTGTCTTTTTCAGTTTCACGCCGTGGCCGTACTTGGTGGCCACCAGGCCGCCGTGCAGCCGGTCGCCCAGCACGGACTCCAGGGTTCGGGCCATGGCCGCCGACGCCTTGCCCGCACCGATGACGAAGATGCGCTCAAAAGAGGCCAGGTCGTAGGTCCGACCGTCCACGGTCAGCGTGTCGTTTTCAAGTGACAGGGCGGTCCGCATGGCCGGGTCCGGGGAGACGGCCTGCAACGCCCTGTCCGCGATGGCGCGGAGAATGCGTTCCTTTTCTTTATATACGGTCATGGTCGGCTAGGCGAATATCTCCGGGTTGAGGCAGGTCTCCGGGCGTTGGCCCTTGAGCATGGCGATGAGATTGCGGGCGGCCATGGTGGCCATGCCGGTCCGGGCCGATCTGGTGGCCGATCCGATGTGGGGCAGGACCACCACGTTGTCCAGCCCGGCCAGGCCGGGGGCCATGGCGGGCTCGTTCTCGTATACGTCCAGCCCCGCCCCGGCGATGTCGCCCTTGCGCAGGGCCGCGACCAGGGCGTTTTCGTCGATGACCGGCCCCCGTCCCGTGTTGATGACATAGGCCGTGTCCTTCATGCGGGAAAAGGCGTCCGCGCCGAACATGTGCTTGGTCTGCGGCGTGAGCGGGGTGTGGATGGAGATGAAGTCCGATTCTGCCAGCAATTGGTCGAAGGAGACCAGCCGGGCCGACAACTCGGATTCGAGCACCCCGTTTTTTCGTCCGGACGAACTCGTGTAGAGCACCTTCATGTCGAATCCCCGGCTCATGAGAGCCATGGCCGTGCCGATGCGGCCCGCGCCCACGATGCCGAGGGTTTTGCCGCGCACGTCGCCGCCGATGAACTGGAGCGGCCCCCAGCCCTTCCACCTGCCCGCGCGCATGATGGTGTCGGTCTCGACCACGCGCCGGGCCACGGCAAAGAGGAGCGCCCAGGCGCATTCCGCCGTGGCGTCGGTGAGCACGCCGGGGGTGTTGGACACGGGCAGTTTGCGCCGGGTGGCCTCGGGCACGTCGATGTTGTCGAAGCCCACGGCGTAGTTGGCGTACCCCTTGAGATTTTTGGCCGCGTCCATGAACCGGGCGTCGATCTTGTCGGTCAGCACGCCCAGTATGCCGTCGTATTCGGCGGCAACGGCCAGCAGCTCCTCCCTGCCGAGGGGGGCGTCCAACGGGTTGATGTCCACGTCCGCCACACGGCGAAGGAGGTCGATGCCCTCGCGCGGGATGCGGCGGGTGATGTATACTTTGAACCTGTCCATGGGGCTCTCCGGGAAATGATGCGGTTGGCGGCAGTGTCGGGGCGCGTCGGACCGTTTCCGGTGCGTCCGCGTCCACAATCGTACACCCGCCCGCCCCGGGATGTCACCCGTGAATATCCGATTCGGCGGAGATCGCAAAAAAGGACTTGCCCCGACGGGGCAAGCCCTTTCACGTGCCGTTCCTGGCGGGGTCAATTCTCGGTGGATGCGGCCGCACAGGCGGTTTTCAGCCGGTCCTTGATGTAGGAAACCAGCGGAACGTCCGATTCGTAGAGATCGAAGCAGCGGGCGTCTTCACCCATCAGCCCGCCGGGGACTTCATCGCCCAGGCCGTCGGGGTCGTCCACCAGTTCCCTGTAGAAACAGACCGACAGCCAGCGGTCGTCGGGGTCGTCGTCGATGACGTCCACCATGGCGAACAGGCCGCGCCTCGTCTGGTTGGCGTGGGATGCGCGCAGGGAGTACGTGATGCCGGGACGGGCCACGAAGTCGAACCGGACGCCGTCCATGGTCTCGAGATGCTTCTTGAGTTGGAGAAAACAGTTTTTCGTCAGGTTCGGGTCAGTTGTCCAGGCGTCGAGAAAGGACGTCAGGTCAATGATCGGGGTCGTTTCCATTGCGAGGATTCTCCTTGTGTTTCGGTGGTACTAATGGATTTTCGAAACGAAGTCCTCAAGGAAATCGGCCATGTCCCGGGCCCGTTGCATGGTGATGGCGGGCACGTCCTTTGCCAGAGTCTCCACTGTGTCCAGCGGTACGTTGATGGCCTTGTGGATGGTGAAGGTGTCCACCTCCGAATCTTCGGGCACCCGGCCGCAACCGCCCACTATGCCGACGAACTCGCCGTCGTGGAAGACCGGAGTGCATATCTTGAGCAGGCCGCCGTCGCATTGTTCGATGACGGTGTTGCCGGAGGCCTTGGCCTGCTTGGCCATGTGCTGGTGTGCCACCGAGCAGATGGCCTGGATGCCTTCGGGGTGGGATTTGATTTCGGCGCACAGGGGATTCACGAAATTCTTGAATCCGGTGAAGGTCATGCCGTCGGCGTTGTAGGCGCAGGCGTTGACTCCCCAGTCGGTGTGCAGGGTTTGTTCCAGGGCCAGCCACTGGTCCATGGGCAGCAGGTCGGTCATGAGCATAGCGATATCCTCGGTTGAAAGGGTTGATGATCGGGTCGGCATCAGACTTCGGGAACGTATCCTTCGGGCAGGTGGGCCGTGCCCTTGACGCAGGGGAGGCCCGCCTCGTTGATGCGGTCGGTCAGGGTTTCCATCCGGTCGCAGAATCCGCCTCCTTCCATGATCCAGACGCCGTCCGACTTGTTGGCGAACAGGCATGTCGGCAGGTGGATGGCTTCGGCTCCCTTGGCCTTCAGTATCTTGGCCATGTTCGCGACGTCGTCCATGTCGCCCCGGCAGGTGAAGACGCCTGTGAGTTGGGTTTGGTCATAGGATGCAAATCCCTGGGCCTGCTGCGTTAGGCTGGTGATGCATCCCGTGAGCGGGCATTTCCTTTCGTTTTTTTCGCAGCGAATGACGCCGATTTTGGTCATGATGTCTCCGCTAAGAACCGCTGTTCTCAGGCTTGTTCGGTGTGGTGCAGGGTGCGTTTGTAATAGTCGCCGACCGCGTCGTGCAGGGCGTTGGCCGCCAGCCAGGCGCAGTGCTCGTCGTCCTTGAGCAGGCCGCCCAGCCGGTCGCGGACGATCTCCCCGGTAATGGCGGGCAGGTCTTCACACCGTTTGCCAAGGGCAAGTTCCGCAGCCATGGACCCGCTGATCTGGCTTGATCCGCAGCCGTCGGTATGAAATCCCGCGTCCCGCACCGTGTCGTCCTCGATCTGGAGGAATATGGTTATGGTGTCGCCGCAGTTCCCGGTGGACGAGCCCTGGCAGTTGGCCGCAGACGGTCTGCCGCGATGGGGCGGATTGCGCCATCGGTCAAAGGCTTCTTCGCCATATGCGGTCTTGGTCTGTTCGTTCAGGGTGCTTTGCAGTTCGTCCAGGAAAGTGTCTAAGTCTGCCATTGTGCGCCTGTCTGTTTGAAAGGCGGTCGGAGGCTGTTTGCCTCCCACCGCCGTAAGGGGCTAGCCGTTATTCGGCGTCGTCCCCGTTCAGTTCTTCCATGCGCCGTTTCACGGAAGCCAGTTCGGCTTCAAGGAAAGCGGCGCGTTCCTCCAGGGATTCGCGGGCGTCGGGGTACACGGCGGCATAGTCGGGGGTTCCGCCCCACCATCCGCCACCGCCGCCCCATCCGCCACGGCCGCCCCGGAATCCGGGACCGTAGCCGTAGCCGTTGCGGGCGCGCATACCGCCTCTTCGGCCGTATCCGGCTCCGTAACCCCGGTTGAGGCCCGGCGCGTTCACACCGGTGCACATCCCGAGGCCTCGACCTGTTTGCGAGCCCATACCGTTGGGTCCGGTACCATCTCTGCGTGGCATGTCTGCCTCCTTGTTGTCGGTTACGCCCGCACCAGTGGTGCGTGGCAATCCGGGCATCGGTTGGCGGAGCAGGGCACGCCCGGCGTGTGGAAGACCTCGCGTCCGCAGCGTGGGCAGCGGCAAACGGCCTGTCCGCCGGCAACGGCTGAAGCCCCGAAGGGGGCATGCACGTTGTCCCGGCGGTCGCCCCGACGGCGCGTGCGCCTTCCGCGTACGCCGTTCGCCCGACCGCAGCCCGGCATGCGGAATCGGTCCTCATGCAGCCTGCCGGTCCGCCAGGCCCGCACCACGTCGTCCAATTCGCCGGTGACAAAGGGGTGCACCTCGATGTTCCGGTCGACGATGGCGTCGTGGAGTGGGCGGGAAATCGCGCCGCATACGAGGACGGACACGTGCCGTTCCAGCAGGATGGCGATGACCTCCACGGGCGAGGTCCACCGCATGGTCACCACGTGCGGGGGGCCCTCCGTCCGCGTCCCGGTCACGACGGCCAGTCGGGACGCCGTGTCGAAAACCGGTGCTATCCGGTCCTCCCATATGCTGAAGGCGGCGTTCATGTCGGCTCTGCTCCTTGCCAGGGATAAAAGCATCAACCGTGCCAGGGTGCGGGCTGGAGTGATTGACGGTAATTAGCCGTCATGATTGACGAAAGCTGATGAGGAAAAAAGATGGTTTTGGGCTTGGGTCGCGATATCGCGACCCAGATGGATGCAGGAGTCGCGGTTTCGCTACTCCGCCTGCTCCCTGTCCGGCGAGGAACGCCCGTCGCGGACAGGCGGTTTGATGGACAACTGGCGAATCTTGCGGAACAGGGTGCTCTTGTGGATGCCCAGTTCCTTGGCGGCGGCCAGGCGGTTGCCCCCGCATCGTATGATGGCGTTGAGGATGAGTTGTTTTTCCAGCCGGTTGACGGCTTCCGGCAGGGAGTCTTCCGGGGACGGTCCGTCCAGGCCTTCCGGCCCGGGGAAGTCGGGCGGGAGGTGGCTCGGCAGGATGGACCCCTGGTGACAGACGATGAAGGCGCGCTCTATCACATTGCGCAGTTCCCGGACATTGCCGGGCCAGGAATGGAGCATGAGCAGGGACAGAGTCTCGGAACTGAGACCCTCCACCTGCTTCCCCTGCAACGCATTGAAATGCTGTATGAAGTCCATGCAGAGAAGGGGTATGTCCTCCTTGCGTTGCCGCAGCGGCGGCAGTTCCACCCGGGCGATGTTGATGCGATAGTAAAAGTCTTCGCGGAAGGCCCCCTGCCGGACCATGTCCGTCAGGTCGCTGTGGGTGGCGGTGACGATGCGCACGTCCGCCTTTTCGGGCGTTACGGAACCCAGGGGGTCATAGACCTGTTCCTGCAGGACCCTGAGCAGCCGCACCTGCATGGCCTGGCTGATGTTGCCGATCTCGTCCAGGAAAAGGGTTCCGCCTGCGGCCAGGGCGAAGCGGCCGGGCTTGTTACGAGTGGCTCCTGTGAAGGCCCCGGCCTTGTAGCCGAAGAGCTCCGACTCCAGCAGGGTCTCGGGCAGGGCTCCGCAGTTGACGGCCACAAAGGGGCCGTCCCGGCGAGAACTCAATTCGTGGATGGTGCGGGCGATGAGTTCCTTGCCCGTGCCGGTCTCGCCGAGAATGAGCACCGTGCTCGAACTGGCGGCCACGGGTTCCAGGGTGGAGAAGAGGCGTTGCATGAGGGGACTGCGGCTGACCAGTTCGCCTACGCGGAACCGTCCGTCCAACTCGCTGCGCAATGCCTCCACCTCGCTGAGGTCGCGGAAGGTCTCGGCCCCGCCGATGACGGTGCCGTCCGCGTCCCGCAATACGGCGGTGGACAGGCTGATGGGAATGCGGTTGCCCTGGGCGTCGATGATGTAGCCCGTGCGCCCGACCAGCGGTTTGCCGGTTCGTTTGGTCTCCCGCAGGCAGCATTGATCCGTGCACATGGTGGAGCGGAAGACCTCGGAGCACCGTTTGCCCAGCGCCTCCCTGCGCGGGATGCCGGTGATCTCCTCGGCGGCCCGGTTGAAGGATGTGATCCGCCATTCCCCGTCAACCGTGAAGACGCCGTCGGAAATGGACTCGAGGATGGCCCGGTAATGGGCGGATGAGGGCTTTTTATGGACCATGGCGTCGTTTTCCGTCGGGACTAGGCCACTTCAGCCGCTTCAAGGGCGGCTGCGGCCGCCGCGCAGATGGCCACGGCTCCCCGGACATCCTCGGCGGCGAATTCCGCATCTGCGGTAATGAATACCGCCTTCCACAAGGTCTGGTCAGGGCTGTTCGGGCACATGTCCGTCAATTGGAAACCGAATCCCTTGGACTCCATGAAATCGGCGACCCTCAGGGCACAGCCGATGTCGGCGGTGGGGCGGTCCGGAAGATCGCAGTCCAGAAACCGTTCTATCCGCCGGTCTATTTCTTCCGTGGGCAGTTGCTGCATGCCGTATCTCCTGTCGCTTCGGCGTCATGGCTTATATGAACATATTGATAATGGTGGGCGGTATTCAACCACCGATGTCCGTCGGAGTCAATTTGCAACTGGGATGGGGGCGTTATTTTGGGCGTTGAATGCCGTAGTGCTTGAGCAGGGCGTACAACCGGGCCCTGGACAGGCCGGACAGGGTGCAGGAATGCTTGATGTTGCCGCCGGACATTTCCATGAGTGTATGCAGATACCGCTCCTCGCTTACGGCGATCTGGTTGTCGCGGTATGTCTTGAGGTCGGGGAAATCCTCGTGCAGCACGATGGGCTGGCAGGTCGGCCGTTCCTGGACGGCGTCCTTCTCCAGGGTCCGCCGGGCCACCTGGGCGCGGATCGCCTTGGGCAGGTGGCGGGGGTAGAGGATGGCGTCGTTCCCGGCCCGGGAAAGGGCCTGTTCGATGGTGTTGATGAGTTCGCGGATGTTCCCCGGCCAGTCGTAATTCATGAGGGCGTCCAGGAAATCCGGGGAGAATCCCTTGGACGACATCTTGAATCGTTTGGAGTGGCGTTGGATGAACTTGCAGGTCAGTTCGTTGATGTCCTCGGATATTTCCCGCAGCGGCGGGAGCTGGATGCGGATGCCGCGCAGCCGGTAGAAGAGATCCCGGCGGAATTCCCCTTTGTTGACCATGGATTCCAGGTCGCGGTTGGTGGCGGCCAGCAGCCGGAAGTCGCTTTGAATCTCCTTGACGCCGCCCACGGGCCTGAAGCTCCTTCCTTCGAGCACCCGCAAAAAGACCTTCTGCAACCCGATGGGCAGTTCTCCCACCTCGTCCAGGAACAGGGTCCCCTTGTCCGCCTGTTTGACCAGCCCCACGGAGGTGGAGTCCGCGCTGGTGTACGCTCCGCGTTCGTGACCGAAGAGCAGGTTCTCGGCCAGGGTGTCGGGCAGGGCCGCGCAGTCCACCACCACGAAGGGGCGCTTGTTCCGGGGCGAGTTCTTGTGGATGGCCCGGGCGAAGAGTTCCTTTCCCGTGCCTGTCTCGCCGACGAGAAGGACGTTGCTCTCGCCGGCCGCGGCCTGCGCCACGGAATCCAGGCACGAGAGAAGCGGACGGCTGTTGCCGATGATGCCCTGGCGTCTGAGGGAGACCGGGCATTGCCCGGAGTGGCGTTCGATGTGGTAGGCGATGACGCGTTCCAGCAGGACCAGAAGCCGCTGGATGTTGGGAGGCTTGGTCACATAGTTCCATGCCCCGTACTGGATGGCCCGTTCGGCCACGTCCGGGTCCCGGCTGCGGGAAACGACGATGACTTCGGGGAAGGAGGGGATTTCCCGGATGGTGGACAGGTAGTCCAGGCTGTCGCCGTCGCTCAGGTCGTCGCCGAGCAGGACCGCCTTGTAGTCGCCGGTGTGCAGGAGTCCCATGGCCCGGGAAAGGGTTTCGCAACGGGCAGTTTCCAGCCCGTGTTCCGCCAGATTTCCGGACAGATCTTCGGCAAACGCCGTGTTGCCGTCTATGATCAGAATGTCGGCCATGGTCCACGCTCCTTCCGGAGTTTCCCGGGACTTACCCTATCATGTTTTCACAACAGTGTGCAATTGCCGTTGTGCCTTGATATTGTTGTATTAAATTAAAAACAAGTCCGCCTTTTCCGGTGTGGAATCTTGTCGGGCAAGACAGAATCCCGGCTCGAAGCCCCTGGAGACTATGAGAGTGGCGTGAGCAATAACTCCCTGGATTTTCATTTCAGGGCCCCCGGTCCACTCTCCATCTGTTTTAAACAAGTCTTGCAGGACAAGACCCGTCTTGTCCTGCGAGATGAAAAATGCCTGAAAAACGGCCGTTTGTGGCCCTCCGCATCACCTCCTGTCTTGGCTATCATCTCAATAAGACTCACATATGCACACTTCGGCATGCATCTTGTCTTAAGAGAGCAAGAGAGCTGTCCGAACGCAAGCGGGCCGAACCAGTGAAACGGATCATTGAACTTCGAATTCAGCGAGTTGCCTGGAACATATGAAGACAGTCGGAAGAATTCGGCACCAGCGGCGGGTCTCCTGCTCTCTATGATGGAACCACCCGCCTGGGGAGACAGGGGAAGACCGGCAAGGAGGTTCGGCTGATGAGGCGCAAATGGGATGCAAAGACCAAGGCAAAGATCGTTTTGGAGGGGCTGATGGGAGGCTGCGTAAACGACCTCTGTCGGACACACGAGCTGCGGCCCGGCCAGTACTACAAGTGGCGGGGGCATTTTCTCGACAACTGCCACAAGATTTTCGAGCGGCTGCCCGGCACGCAGTCCGAGTCGGAGCTGGCGGCCGAGAACGAGGAACTCAAGAAGCTGGTGGGGGAGCTGACCCTGGAGCTTACCAGCGGAAAACCAATGCGATGATCTCCGTGTAAGGAGGAACGAACATGGCCAGGAAGATCGGTGTCTACGTCTGTCACTGCGGGTCCAACATCGCGGGCAAGGTCGACTGTGAAAACGTCGCCGCGTTCGCGGGCAACCTCAAGGATGTGGCGGTGTCGCGGGACTATCAGTTCATGTGCTCCGACCCGGGGCAGGAGATGATCATCAACGATATCCACCGCTACGGGCTTGATCGCGTGGTGGTGGCGTCCTGTTCGCCGAGGCTGCACGAGAAGACTTTCCAGAAGGCGTGCGCCCGGGCCGGACTCAACCCCTATCTCATGCAGCACTGCTGCATCCGCGAGCACTGCTCCTGGACCACGGCCGACCCGGAGGAGGCCACGGCCAAGGCGCGGCACATCGTGGAGGCTGCGGTGGAGCGCGTGGGAGAACACCGGGAACTCTTTTCACGCGAGGTCGAGGTCCTGCCCGACGTCATGGTCGTGGGTGCGGGCATCGCGGGCATCCAGGCGGCGCTCGACATTGCCAAGTCCGGGCACAAGGTCCACCTCATCGAGAAGAGTCCGTCCATCGGCGGGCACATGGCCCAGTTCGACAAGACCTTTCCGACGCTCGACTGCGCGGCCTGTATTTCCACTCCCAAGATGGTGGCGGTCAGCCAGGAGCCGAACATCAATCTCCTGACCTGGTCCGAGGTGGAGGAGGTGACCGGGTTCGTGGGCAACTACACCGTCACGGTCCTGCGCAAGCCGCGCTACGTGAACGAGGCCGTGTGCACCGGGTGCGGCGCCTGCCTGGAGAAGTGTCCGACCAAGGCCTTCAGCGAGTTCAACGAGGGGCTGGGATTCCGCAAGGCCATCTACCGGAATTCGCCCCAGGCCGTGCCCAGCACTCCGGTCATCGACGGCTCCGTCTGCAAGAAGATCACCAAGGACAAGTGCGGCATCTGCGCCACCATCTGTCCCACCGGGGCCATCGACTACGAGATGAAGGAGCGGCGCGAGGTGTTTCATGTAGGCTCCATCGTCCTGGCCACCGGGTACGACGCCATGGACCCGACCCCCATCCGGGAATACGGCTTCGGAAAGTACGACGAGGTGTACACGGCGCTCCAGTTCGAGCGGCTGAACAACGCGGTCGGTCCCACCGAGGGCAGGATCGTCATGAAGAACGGCCAAAAGCCGGAGTCCGTGGCCATCATCCATTGCGTGGGCAGCCGCGACAAGAACTACCACGAATACTGTTCGCGCACCTGCTGCATGTACGCGCTGAAGTACGACCACCTGATCAAGGACAAGGTGGGACACGACACCAAGGTCTACAATTTCTACATCGACATGCGCTGTTTCGGTAAGGGGTACGAGGAATTCTACAAGCGGGTCCAGGACGAGGGCGTGACCTTCATCCGGGGCCGCCCCGCCGAGATCGTGCAGGAGGACGGCAAGCTGGTCGTGGTGGGCGAGGATACCCTGCTCGGCATGAACATCCGGCTGCCCGTGGACATGGTCATCCTGTGCACGGCCATGGAGCCGCGCAAGGACACCACGGAAGTGGCCCGCATCTTCGGCGTGGCCCAGGGCCAGGACGGATTCATCCTGGAAGAGCACCCCAAGCTCGGCCCGGTGTCCACGGCCACGGACGGCGTGTTCCTGGCCGGAACCTGCCAGGGGCCCAAGGACATCCCGGATGCGGTGTCCCACGCCTCGGGCGGCGCGGCCCAGGCCATTGCCCTGGCCGCCAAGGGCACGGTCTCCATCTCGCCGACCACCTCCTGGATCAACCCGGACGTGTGCGTGGGCTGTCGGGTCTGCGTGGGGTTGTGCGCCTACTCGGCCATCGAGTTCGACGAGCGCCGCAACATTGCGGTCATCAACGAGGCCATGTGCAAGGGATGCGGCTCCTGCGCCGGGTATTGCCCCAGCGGAGCGGCCCAGATCAAGCACTTCAACGAGACTCAGATATTCAACGAGATCGACGGGTTGCTCGGCATGATCCCGGATTGGCTGCCGCCTGTGGAGGAGCCGGAGTCCGAACCCGTGAAGATACCCGTACAGATAGACCAACCCGAGGAACGGGCATGAGGAGGCAACCATGAGTCAAGAGTTCGAACCGACCATACTGGCCTTTGTCTGCAACTGGTGCACCTATACCGCCGCCGACCTGGCCGGGACCTCGAGGATGGTGCAGCAACCCAACCTGCGGCTGGTCCGCATGATGTGTACCGGCATGGTGGACCCCAAGTACATCGTCAAGTCGCTCCTGTCCGGTGCGGACGGGGTGCTGGTGTCCGGCTGCCACCCCGGCGACTGCCACTACATCAACGGCAACTACAAGGCGCGGCGCAGGGTCAAGCTGCTCAATGAGATTCTGCCCCAGTTCGGCATCGAGAGGGAACGGGTCAAGTTGACCTGGGTGGGGGCCAGCGAGGGCAACGAGTTTGCCGCGACGGTCAACAACTTCATCAATGAAATCAGAGAGCTCGGACCCATGGACGCACGTTCCATGGCCGTGGTCTAGGCGACCCAAGGAGGGCGTGTCATGGCGACCACCGCAAAGATACAGATCGACGGTTCCGGCCCGATTCCGGCCTTGCAGGGCTTCCTGCGCGGGTTGTTGGAGAACGAGTCGCTGGGCGGGATCATGGTGCCCGTGCACCTGTTCGGCAAGGGCATGCCCATGCCGACCCTGGTCACGGACCCGGAACAGCTTTCGGGTGCGGACCCGCTGGCTCCGGCATTTCCCATGAACTCGGCCAAGCTTTTGTCCCGATTGACGAGGGGCCAGACCGGCGAGCGCATCGCCGCGGTCATGCGGCCCTGCGAGATCCGGGCGTTCGTGGAGCTGGTCAAGCTCAACCAGGGGTCCATGGAAGACCTCATCCTGGTGGGCATGGACTGTATGGGCGCGTTCGACAACGTGGCCTACAACCAGTTCCGGGGCGACGGCGACGCCTTCGAGAAGACGCTCGAGTTCCACAAGCTGACCGCCAACGGAGGCGTGGACATCGCTCCCGCCTGCAAGACGTGCGAATATCCCGCGCCGACCAATGCGGATATCGTCATCGGCGTGGCCGGGGCGGACCTGTCCGATCACATCCCGGTCATGGCCACCAGCGCACGCGGCGAGTCCCTGCTCAACGGGCTGGGGCTGCCGGAGATCGAGTCGACCAACGGGCGCGACAAGGCCCTGGAGGCCATGGTCGCCAAGCGCACCGCCGCCCGCGACGAGATGTTCAAGCAAACCAGCGCCGCAACGGGCACCCTGACCGATCTGTCCGAGTACCTGTCGGCCTGCGTCAATTGCTACAACTGCCGTGTGGCCTGTCCGGTCTGCTACTGCAAGGAGTGCGTCTTCAACACCGACGTGTTCGAGCACAAGCCGTGGCAGTACATGGGCTGGGCCAAGCGCAAGGGCAGCCTCAAGCTGCCCACGGACACCGTCTTCTACCATCTGACCCGCATGGCGCACATGTCCACGGCCTGCGTCGGCTGCGGCCAGTGTTCCAACGCCTGTCCCAACGACATTCCGGTCATGGAGTTGTTCCGGACTGTTTCCGCACGCACTCAGGAGAGTTTCGACTACGTGCCGGGCCGCAGCCTGGACGAGTCGCCGCCCCTGTCGGTGTTCAAGGAAGACGAGTTCCAGGAAACGGTTTCCCACATGGCCTAACACGCGGCTTCCCAGGAGGACGTCATGAGAAAGCAATACGGCGCATTGGTGGTCGGAGCGGGCATCGGAGGCATCCGGGCGGCGCTCGACCTGGCGGTCACGGGCCACAAGGTGGCGCTCATCGACCGTCGGCCCAGCCATGGCGGGATACTCGCCCAGCTCGACCACCAGTTCCCATCCGACCACTGCGGCATGTGCAAGATGTTGCCGCTTATGTCGCGGGACTCGTCCAGCCAGTTCTGCCTGCGCAAGGGATTGTTCCACGACAATATCGATATCTACCTGTCCACCGAAGTGGGGGAGATGGAGGGCGAGCCCGGCAAGTACCTGGTCTCCCTGACGCGGAAGTCCACGCTCATCGACCCGCAAAAGTGCGTCAGTTGCGGCAGGTGTTCCGAGGTCTGCCCCGTGCGGGTGCCCAGCGAGTTCAACGCGGGCCTGACCGAGCGGCCCGCCGTGTACCTGCCCGTGCCCTACGCCATCCCCAACCACTACGTGCTGGACCTG belongs to Pseudodesulfovibrio portus and includes:
- a CDS encoding 2-hydroxyacid dehydrogenase, with the translated sequence MDRFKVYITRRIPREGIDLLRRVADVDINPLDAPLGREELLAVAAEYDGILGVLTDKIDARFMDAAKNLKGYANYAVGFDNIDVPEATRRKLPVSNTPGVLTDATAECAWALLFAVARRVVETDTIMRAGRWKGWGPLQFIGGDVRGKTLGIVGAGRIGTAMALMSRGFDMKVLYTSSSGRKNGVLESELSARLVSFDQLLAESDFISIHTPLTPQTKHMFGADAFSRMKDTAYVINTGRGPVIDENALVAALRKGDIAGAGLDVYENEPAMAPGLAGLDNVVVLPHIGSATRSARTGMATMAARNLIAMLKGQRPETCLNPEIFA
- a CDS encoding PocR ligand-binding domain-containing protein; translated protein: MLMTDLLPMDQWLALEQTLHTDWGVNACAYNADGMTFTGFKNFVNPLCAEIKSHPEGIQAICSVAHQHMAKQAKASGNTVIEQCDGGLLKICTPVFHDGEFVGIVGGCGRVPEDSEVDTFTIHKAINVPLDTVETLAKDVPAITMQRARDMADFLEDFVSKIH
- a CDS encoding CGGC domain-containing protein, yielding MTKIGVIRCEKNERKCPLTGCITSLTQQAQGFASYDQTQLTGVFTCRGDMDDVANMAKILKAKGAEAIHLPTCLFANKSDGVWIMEGGGFCDRMETLTDRINEAGLPCVKGTAHLPEGYVPEV
- a CDS encoding iron-sulfur cluster assembly scaffold protein; the encoded protein is MADLDTFLDELQSTLNEQTKTAYGEEAFDRWRNPPHRGRPSAANCQGSSTGNCGDTITIFLQIEDDTVRDAGFHTDGCGSSQISGSMAAELALGKRCEDLPAITGEIVRDRLGGLLKDDEHCAWLAANALHDAVGDYYKRTLHHTEQA
- a CDS encoding DUF5320 domain-containing protein, which gives rise to MPGLPRTTGAGVTDNKEADMPRRDGTGPNGMGSQTGRGLGMCTGVNAPGLNRGYGAGYGRRGGMRARNGYGYGPGFRGGRGGWGGGGGWWGGTPDYAAVYPDARESLEERAAFLEAELASVKRRMEELNGDDAE
- a CDS encoding NifB/NifX family molybdenum-iron cluster-binding protein — translated: MNAAFSIWEDRIAPVFDTASRLAVVTGTRTEGPPHVVTMRWTSPVEVIAILLERHVSVLVCGAISRPLHDAIVDRNIEVHPFVTGELDDVVRAWRTGRLHEDRFRMPGCGRANGVRGRRTRRRGDRRDNVHAPFGASAVAGGQAVCRCPRCGREVFHTPGVPCSANRCPDCHAPLVRA
- a CDS encoding sigma-54 interaction domain-containing protein, producing the protein MVHKKPSSAHYRAILESISDGVFTVDGEWRITSFNRAAEEITGIPRREALGKRCSEVFRSTMCTDQCCLRETKRTGKPLVGRTGYIIDAQGNRIPISLSTAVLRDADGTVIGGAETFRDLSEVEALRSELDGRFRVGELVSRSPLMQRLFSTLEPVAASSSTVLILGETGTGKELIARTIHELSSRRDGPFVAVNCGALPETLLESELFGYKAGAFTGATRNKPGRFALAAGGTLFLDEIGNISQAMQVRLLRVLQEQVYDPLGSVTPEKADVRIVTATHSDLTDMVRQGAFREDFYYRINIARVELPPLRQRKEDIPLLCMDFIQHFNALQGKQVEGLSSETLSLLMLHSWPGNVRELRNVIERAFIVCHQGSILPSHLPPDFPGPEGLDGPSPEDSLPEAVNRLEKQLILNAIIRCGGNRLAAAKELGIHKSTLFRKIRQLSIKPPVRDGRSSPDREQAE
- a CDS encoding sigma-54-dependent transcriptional regulator, coding for MADILIIDGNTAFAEDLSGNLAEHGLETARCETLSRAMGLLHTGDYKAVLLGDDLSDGDSLDYLSTIREIPSFPEVIVVSRSRDPDVAERAIQYGAWNYVTKPPNIQRLLVLLERVIAYHIERHSGQCPVSLRRQGIIGNSRPLLSCLDSVAQAAAGESNVLLVGETGTGKELFARAIHKNSPRNKRPFVVVDCAALPDTLAENLLFGHERGAYTSADSTSVGLVKQADKGTLFLDEVGELPIGLQKVFLRVLEGRSFRPVGGVKEIQSDFRLLAATNRDLESMVNKGEFRRDLFYRLRGIRIQLPPLREISEDINELTCKFIQRHSKRFKMSSKGFSPDFLDALMNYDWPGNIRELINTIEQALSRAGNDAILYPRHLPKAIRAQVARRTLEKDAVQERPTCQPIVLHEDFPDLKTYRDNQIAVSEERYLHTLMEMSGGNIKHSCTLSGLSRARLYALLKHYGIQRPK
- a CDS encoding transposase, which produces MRRKWDAKTKAKIVLEGLMGGCVNDLCRTHELRPGQYYKWRGHFLDNCHKIFERLPGTQSESELAAENEELKKLVGELTLELTSGKPMR